GAGTCTTATATAAAAGCACCTCAGAAAGCTTTACCTAATTTTAATGATTTCAGCTTCTCTTTAGATATTCAACATCAATTAAACCAAGATTCTGAAATTATATATGTAATTACTGAAATAACAGTTTTTCACTCATCGGATAAAGAAAATTTAATTGGAAAATATAAATCTAATTGTGTCTTTAAAATTCCTCAAATAAATGATTTTTTAGATAAGGAATTAAATTTACCTGAAAATCATCTTACAACATTGAATTCAATATCATATTCTACTACAAGAGGAATGATGTTTTCTGACTTTAAAGGTACTTTTTTGCATCAAGCAATATTGCCGATTGTTCCACTTGATTCATTTAAGTTAGTAAACGATAAAGAATAAATTACCAATTAATTTTACTCAACTTATCTTCTACCCCTTTATTACTCAATTTAATATAAATCATTGAAGTATCTATTTTCTTATGCCCCATTAAAGTTTTAATAAGCATAGGATCATTAGTTTTTGAAGCTAATAAAGAACCAAAAGTGTGCCTACCTATATGAGAACTCATTTTTTTATGCACTTTTGCTAAGCTGCTTATTGTTTTTATTGCTCTATTAAAATATCCTTCTGTATGAATAGGGAATAACTTATTGTTTTCACACTCTTCATTAATATATTTTAAAATTAATGGTATAGACTTTCCTCCAAATAAATTGTGCAAAGGCATATTGTTAATAGATGTGTTAACCTTTATCATTTTAAAAGATAAATAAACTTCATTTTCTGAAACAAAATCAAAATTAGATATTTCTAAATTTTGATAATCAGAAAACCGTAATCCTGTATAACAACTAAACAAAAACTTATCGAGTATAGGTTGTAAATGCTCTTTACCTTTTAAATCAACATTTTCAAATTCCTTTAATTCAGCTTCTGTTAAAAACTCTCTTTTGGATTCTTCTGTACGTATTTTAAAAGCATTATAAGGATTATTATCAGAAGTCATTAATTTGTTGTTTATAGCTCTTCTTATATAACTCTTAATTAATGCATGATATTTAGATTT
Above is a window of Flavobacteriales bacterium DNA encoding:
- a CDS encoding site-specific integrase, encoding KDTFIKFCREEIGRRNDLGNATIHHQLNKLDTIQEWAGGDFSFDKLTLSFIEDFDYYLSNERKLKQNTKSKYHALIKSYIRRAINNKLMTSDNNPYNAFKIRTEESKREFLTEAELKEFENVDLKGKEHLQPILDKFLFSCYTGLRFSDYQNLEISNFDFVSENEVYLSFKMIKVNTSINNMPLHNLFGGKSIPLILKYINEECENNKLFPIHTEGYFNRAIKTISSLAKVHKKMSSHIGRHTFGSLLASKTNDPMLIKTLMGHKKIDTSMIYIKLSNKGVEDKLSKINW